Proteins from a single region of Bogoriella caseilytica:
- a CDS encoding DUF202 domain-containing protein gives MPPWDPGLQPERTELAWRRTILAATAGLAIAGRYAGASQPVLAMVLPALAVALGLVALRLVSSRVRAIDTALRAAGPDGPGSRTSERATARPMPGGGMLMATAGAAATALLAATWYVVSAAL, from the coding sequence ATGCCGCCCTGGGATCCCGGACTGCAGCCGGAGCGCACCGAGCTCGCGTGGCGCCGCACCATCCTCGCCGCGACCGCGGGCCTGGCCATTGCCGGGCGCTACGCGGGGGCGAGTCAGCCCGTGCTCGCCATGGTGCTGCCCGCCCTGGCGGTCGCTCTCGGCCTGGTGGCCCTGCGCCTGGTCAGCTCACGAGTGCGTGCCATCGATACGGCCCTGCGTGCCGCCGGTCCCGATGGCCCCGGCAGTCGGACGAGCGAGAGGGCCACCGCCCGGCCCATGCCCGGCGGTGGCATGCTGATGGCCACCGCTGGCGCCGCTGCCACCGCGCTGCTCGCCGCCACCTGGTACGTGGTGAGCGCGGCACTGTAG
- the galK gene encoding galactokinase gives MSAPDVLPAWEPGEGAARARALFTEAFGGEAAGVWSAPGRVNVIGEHTDYNGGLALPIALPHRTFLAVRPREDRTLRLVSSSAHGAAELDLDAVGPVGSPAEVTGWPAYVAGVAWAMEQPGGPAQRRRLPGADIAVVSCVPSGGGLSSSAALECAAAIAWDEIAGLGLIRDAPDGAVSPAEVDAGRAVLAALCVRAENEVAGAPTGGMDQAASLRAHPGRALLLDCRDGAIEHVPFDLAAASLELLVIDTRAKHSHVDGGYGQRRATCEEAVGVLQVRDLREVADDVAAGATLEAVLERLETEEQRKRVRHVVTEIQRVRDLADLLRSGGLTAGGPAARAALAEMAALLDDSHVSMRDDYEISCPELDLAVSAAQSAGAHGARMTGGGFGGSAIAVVDAADAARVRAEIARAFEDAGFARPGFLPAVAASPASRAEESD, from the coding sequence ATGAGCGCGCCCGACGTCCTGCCCGCCTGGGAGCCCGGCGAGGGCGCCGCCCGCGCCCGTGCGCTCTTCACCGAGGCTTTCGGCGGTGAGGCCGCCGGGGTGTGGTCCGCACCCGGCCGGGTCAACGTCATCGGGGAGCACACCGACTACAACGGCGGGCTGGCGCTGCCCATCGCTCTGCCGCATCGCACCTTTCTGGCGGTGCGGCCACGCGAGGACCGCACGCTGCGCCTGGTCTCCTCCTCCGCCCACGGTGCCGCCGAGCTCGACCTTGACGCGGTGGGCCCGGTCGGCTCCCCCGCCGAGGTCACCGGCTGGCCGGCGTATGTGGCCGGGGTGGCCTGGGCCATGGAGCAACCGGGCGGTCCCGCGCAGCGCCGCCGCCTGCCGGGCGCGGACATCGCCGTGGTCTCCTGCGTGCCCAGCGGCGGAGGCCTGAGCTCCTCGGCCGCCCTGGAGTGCGCGGCCGCGATCGCCTGGGACGAGATCGCCGGCCTGGGGCTCATCCGGGACGCCCCCGACGGCGCGGTCTCGCCTGCGGAGGTCGATGCCGGCCGAGCGGTTCTTGCCGCTTTGTGCGTGCGTGCCGAGAACGAGGTGGCAGGCGCCCCCACGGGCGGGATGGACCAGGCCGCCTCCCTGCGCGCACACCCGGGCCGCGCATTGCTACTGGACTGCCGCGACGGCGCCATCGAGCACGTGCCCTTCGATCTGGCCGCCGCCAGCCTGGAGTTGCTCGTCATCGACACCCGCGCCAAGCACAGCCACGTCGACGGCGGATACGGCCAGCGCCGCGCCACCTGCGAGGAGGCAGTCGGTGTGCTGCAGGTCCGTGACCTGCGCGAGGTGGCCGACGACGTCGCCGCTGGAGCCACCCTGGAGGCAGTGCTGGAGCGGCTGGAGACCGAGGAGCAGCGCAAGCGCGTGCGGCACGTGGTCACCGAGATCCAGCGTGTGCGCGACCTCGCCGACCTCCTGCGCAGCGGCGGGCTCACCGCGGGCGGCCCGGCGGCCCGCGCCGCGTTGGCCGAGATGGCCGCCCTGCTCGACGACTCCCACGTGTCCATGCGCGACGACTACGAGATCTCCTGCCCTGAACTCGACCTCGCGGTCAGCGCCGCTCAGTCAGCGGGTGCGCATGGGGCCCGGATGACCGGCGGGGGCTTCGGTGGATCCGCGATCGCCGTGGTGGACGCCGCAGACGCCGCGCGAGTGCGGGCTGAGATCGCCCGAGCCTTCGAAGACGCCGGATTCGCTCGGCCTGGCTTCCTACCCGCCGTGGCGGCCAGCCCGGCCAGCCGGGCTGAGGAGAGCGACTGA
- a CDS encoding SDR family oxidoreductase: protein MIDLRGAVVVVTGARGAIGSVIARRFAEQGAIVAGLDLAATDTGAVPIRACDVSDPEQARAAINAVVAEHGRLDVLVNNAGINVTGAVEDLDPGAWDQCFAVNTRGVFVMCQAAIATMKSQRSGRIINAASFAATIPSVGAAAYAASKAAVVQFTRVLAGELGPWNVTANCYAPGMIPSAMNGFAALPAAEQEELLDTLTLRRWGTAEEVADAVCYLASDLARYTTGTVLDVSGGKFATQRPQAAYRAVGEREEC from the coding sequence GTGATTGATCTCCGTGGCGCGGTCGTCGTCGTGACGGGCGCACGTGGTGCGATCGGCTCAGTGATCGCCCGCCGCTTCGCCGAGCAGGGTGCGATCGTCGCCGGGCTTGACCTCGCCGCCACGGACACCGGTGCGGTGCCGATCCGCGCCTGCGACGTCTCCGATCCCGAGCAGGCACGCGCGGCGATCAACGCCGTGGTCGCCGAGCACGGCCGCCTCGACGTCCTGGTGAACAACGCAGGTATCAATGTCACCGGCGCGGTGGAGGACCTCGACCCCGGCGCCTGGGATCAGTGCTTCGCGGTGAACACCCGCGGGGTCTTTGTCATGTGCCAGGCCGCCATCGCCACGATGAAGAGCCAGCGCAGCGGGCGGATCATCAACGCGGCCTCCTTCGCGGCCACCATCCCGAGCGTGGGTGCCGCCGCCTACGCCGCCTCCAAGGCCGCCGTCGTCCAGTTCACCCGTGTGCTGGCCGGGGAGCTCGGCCCGTGGAACGTCACCGCCAACTGCTACGCGCCCGGCATGATCCCCTCCGCCATGAACGGCTTCGCCGCGCTGCCCGCGGCGGAACAGGAGGAGCTGCTCGACACCCTCACGCTGCGCCGCTGGGGCACGGCCGAGGAGGTAGCCGACGCCGTGTGCTACCTGGCCTCCGATCTCGCCCGCTACACCACCGGTACGGTGCTGGACGTCAGTGGCGGCAAGTTCGCCACCCAACGCCCCCAGGCCGCCTACCGCGCCGTGGGGGAGAGGGAGGAGTGCTGA
- a CDS encoding YidH family protein: MADRRFPRSVYRVGEEPDPRFTLANERTFLAWIRTTMALLAGAVALEALGVPEHPLLRHGAAIVLIAAAVLVIAQAWWGWVRTERAIRQRSPLPSPFSALPLILALVAVAVLIGGGLALGEY; encoded by the coding sequence ATGGCGGATCGGCGGTTCCCGCGCAGTGTGTACCGGGTGGGTGAAGAGCCCGACCCACGATTCACACTGGCCAATGAGCGGACGTTCCTGGCGTGGATCCGCACCACGATGGCGCTGCTCGCCGGGGCGGTGGCCCTAGAGGCGCTGGGCGTGCCGGAACACCCCCTGCTCCGTCACGGGGCGGCGATCGTGCTCATTGCCGCCGCCGTGTTGGTCATTGCGCAAGCGTGGTGGGGGTGGGTGCGGACCGAGCGCGCCATCCGCCAGCGATCGCCGCTGCCGTCACCTTTCTCCGCACTGCCGCTGATCCTCGCCCTGGTGGCGGTCGCGGTGCTGATCGGTGGCGGCCTGGCCCTCGGGGAGTACTGA
- a CDS encoding YihY/virulence factor BrkB family protein, whose amino-acid sequence MSRTGKPSNGLVATVTGLVERFQASRLGRSIDRYLISRGNLLAGGIAYSALFAIAASLTLAWTVFMAVLGGNQELREMVLGELDEVLPGLLDTPGEPGLVSPDSLVLENIFTIPGGIAAVVLLWTALTVMTALRMSIRAMFGIVAPPENFALGKSRDLMGFLALALGVVLAAVLATVASQAASEVLGLVDLDGPALRWTLRVVGLLAAFAVDWCVFLMLFRFTAGVRAPRRDLLLGAALGAMTSGALRVGGTSLIGAVDDPLLAAGAALVTILLWVNLAARLALFVAAFTANPPAPVRAVSPEAVHLYSRPNYVTESVPETKFWSHQPLTGTIIPEEPVEEPEPLPEPEPLPERGGLVGALQRRRVAKAEATLVQAHRKAVSKRLAYEESKRKAAARNDARR is encoded by the coding sequence ATGTCAAGAACGGGGAAGCCGTCGAACGGCCTGGTCGCCACGGTGACCGGGCTGGTCGAGCGCTTCCAGGCCAGCCGGCTCGGGCGCAGCATCGACCGTTACCTGATCTCCCGGGGCAACCTCCTCGCCGGCGGTATCGCCTACTCCGCGCTCTTTGCCATCGCTGCCAGCCTGACGCTGGCGTGGACCGTCTTCATGGCGGTGCTCGGCGGCAACCAGGAACTGCGCGAGATGGTGCTCGGGGAGCTTGATGAGGTGCTCCCGGGCCTGCTGGACACCCCCGGTGAGCCTGGTCTGGTCAGCCCTGACTCCCTCGTGCTGGAGAACATCTTCACCATTCCCGGGGGGATCGCCGCCGTGGTGCTGCTGTGGACGGCGCTCACGGTGATGACTGCGCTGCGCATGTCCATCCGCGCCATGTTCGGGATCGTGGCACCGCCGGAGAACTTTGCGCTGGGCAAGTCCCGGGATCTCATGGGCTTCCTGGCTCTCGCTCTCGGTGTCGTCCTGGCTGCTGTGCTGGCCACGGTGGCCTCGCAGGCCGCGAGCGAGGTGCTCGGCCTGGTGGACCTGGACGGGCCGGCACTGCGCTGGACCCTGCGCGTGGTCGGTCTCCTCGCTGCCTTCGCTGTCGACTGGTGCGTGTTCCTCATGCTCTTCCGCTTCACGGCGGGAGTGCGGGCTCCCAGGCGGGATCTCCTGCTCGGCGCGGCGCTCGGTGCGATGACCTCCGGGGCCTTGCGGGTGGGTGGGACCTCGCTGATCGGAGCCGTGGATGATCCCTTGCTGGCCGCCGGTGCCGCGCTGGTCACCATCCTGCTCTGGGTGAACCTGGCTGCCCGCCTCGCGCTGTTCGTCGCCGCTTTCACCGCGAACCCGCCCGCGCCCGTGCGTGCCGTGAGCCCGGAGGCCGTGCACCTCTACAGCCGCCCGAACTATGTCACCGAGTCCGTTCCGGAGACGAAGTTCTGGAGCCACCAGCCGTTGACGGGCACGATCATCCCCGAAGAGCCGGTGGAGGAACCCGAACCGCTACCCGAGCCCGAGCCGCTCCCCGAGCGCGGTGGTCTGGTGGGGGCGCTCCAGCGCCGCCGGGTGGCCAAGGCCGAAGCGACACTCGTGCAGGCCCACCGCAAGGCGGTCTCCAAACGCCTGGCCTACGAGGAGAGCAAGCGCAAGGCCGCCGCCCGAAACGACGCGAGAAGGTGA
- a CDS encoding glycoside hydrolase family 2 protein codes for MITASSQDGTYPRPQLVRGAHLSLDRRCGFAYDDDDRGRAEGWHRRTEVFDRSIQLPFAPESAESGIGETGYHPVVWYRIPVSTGDLQEAGWDEQGTRLLLHFGAVDYRAEVWVDGLHVGVHEGGQTAFSVDITEALAEGAGEHVIVVRAEDDPLDATLPRGKQDWKEEPHGIWYYRTTGIWRTVWLEAVPQLHVTSLAWTPDLAQYSVRMELELSHRHPGAEVDVALSYRGEPLARLQVPSEQQTVIADIPINSLRNGQLQHEYSWSPEHPRLIDAAVTVRGDGEASDVVASYLGLRSVGTAHGRFLLNEHPVYLRSVLEQGYWPGSHFTAPSPAALREEAELIRDLGFNALRIHQKVEDPRFLYWCDRLGLLVWGETAGAYEFNALAVQRLTTEWVEIVRQYRSHPSIVTWVPFNESWGIQHGSHDPAQRAYAVGLTNLTRALDPSRPVISNDGWEHTDSDVWTIHDYEADGEVLRKRYGSRETLAEMIRGIGPAGRRLWLGAQDAPALQSLGSDEPIMLTEFGGVSFVTSEVPEDSWGYSTASDAADFEARLGAILQAVHASEHLSGFCYTQLTDTHQETNGLCDAQRRPKLPIETLAGLVRGAR; via the coding sequence ATGATCACCGCCAGCAGCCAGGACGGCACCTACCCTCGTCCGCAACTCGTGCGCGGAGCGCACCTCAGCCTCGACCGCCGCTGCGGCTTCGCCTACGACGATGACGATCGTGGCCGCGCTGAGGGATGGCACCGCCGCACTGAGGTCTTCGACCGGAGCATTCAGCTGCCCTTCGCCCCGGAGTCGGCCGAGTCGGGGATCGGGGAGACCGGCTACCACCCCGTGGTCTGGTACCGGATCCCGGTGAGCACTGGCGACCTGCAGGAAGCCGGATGGGATGAGCAGGGCACGCGCCTGCTGCTGCACTTCGGCGCCGTCGACTACCGCGCCGAGGTCTGGGTCGACGGCCTCCATGTCGGTGTGCATGAGGGCGGGCAGACCGCGTTCAGCGTCGACATCACCGAGGCCCTCGCCGAGGGCGCCGGGGAGCACGTGATCGTGGTGCGAGCCGAGGACGATCCCCTCGATGCGACTCTCCCGCGTGGCAAGCAGGACTGGAAGGAGGAGCCCCACGGCATCTGGTACTACCGCACCACCGGCATCTGGCGCACGGTGTGGCTGGAGGCGGTGCCCCAGCTGCACGTGACCTCGCTGGCCTGGACGCCGGACCTGGCGCAGTACTCCGTGCGCATGGAGCTGGAGCTGAGCCACCGTCATCCCGGAGCCGAAGTCGATGTCGCGCTCAGCTACCGGGGTGAGCCGCTGGCACGGCTGCAGGTGCCCTCCGAGCAGCAGACCGTCATCGCCGACATCCCGATCAACAGCCTGCGCAACGGCCAGCTGCAGCACGAGTACTCCTGGTCCCCGGAGCACCCGCGACTGATCGATGCCGCCGTGACCGTCCGCGGCGACGGCGAGGCGAGCGACGTCGTCGCCTCCTACCTCGGTCTGCGTTCGGTGGGCACGGCGCACGGGCGGTTCCTGCTCAACGAGCACCCGGTCTACCTCCGCTCGGTGCTGGAGCAGGGGTATTGGCCGGGCTCGCACTTCACCGCGCCCTCCCCGGCTGCCCTGCGTGAGGAGGCCGAGTTGATCCGTGACCTCGGCTTCAACGCCTTGCGGATCCACCAGAAGGTGGAGGATCCGCGCTTCCTCTACTGGTGTGACCGCCTCGGCCTGCTGGTGTGGGGTGAGACGGCGGGGGCATACGAGTTCAACGCCCTGGCTGTGCAGCGACTCACCACGGAATGGGTCGAGATCGTGCGGCAGTATCGCTCCCACCCCTCGATCGTGACCTGGGTGCCCTTCAACGAGTCCTGGGGCATCCAGCACGGCAGCCACGACCCGGCCCAGCGCGCCTACGCCGTGGGCCTGACCAACCTCACCCGCGCGCTCGACCCCTCCCGCCCCGTCATCTCCAATGATGGCTGGGAGCACACCGACTCCGACGTCTGGACCATTCACGACTATGAGGCCGATGGTGAGGTCTTGCGCAAGCGCTATGGCAGCCGCGAGACGCTGGCCGAGATGATCCGGGGCATCGGTCCCGCCGGGCGGCGCCTGTGGCTCGGTGCGCAGGACGCCCCGGCCCTGCAGAGCCTGGGCAGCGACGAGCCGATCATGCTCACCGAGTTCGGCGGGGTCTCCTTCGTGACCAGCGAGGTGCCCGAGGACAGCTGGGGATACTCCACCGCGAGCGACGCCGCGGACTTCGAGGCGCGCCTCGGTGCGATCCTGCAGGCCGTCCACGCCTCCGAGCACCTCTCGGGCTTCTGCTACACCCAGCTGACCGACACCCACCAGGAGACCAACGGCCTCTGCGATGCCCAGCGCCGCCCCAAGCTCCCGATCGAGACCCTCGCTGGGTTGGTCCGCGGCGCGCGCTGA
- a CDS encoding FadR/GntR family transcriptional regulator, translating to MSQPARPGRFPRVLEELGASICSGALPPGQAITLDQLEVQMRASRTVVREAVRSLATMGLVETRQRVGVRVLPLEFWNLFDSQVIRWRLAGQDREQQVRMLREIRLAIEPEAARLAARHTGPGLARALEQAARHMLSMSGHGPDRAETFAAADDAFHRLVLQGSGNAMFVQLADVVAAALHDRAAHVQAADDGAMHLHLKLAQQIGGGDQDAAWHTSRAIILRG from the coding sequence GTGAGCCAGCCGGCACGGCCGGGCCGCTTCCCCCGGGTGCTCGAAGAGCTCGGGGCGTCGATCTGCTCGGGAGCACTTCCCCCGGGCCAAGCGATCACCCTCGATCAGCTCGAGGTCCAGATGCGGGCCTCACGCACCGTGGTCCGCGAGGCAGTGCGTTCACTGGCGACCATGGGTCTGGTCGAGACCCGCCAGCGCGTGGGGGTGCGGGTGTTGCCACTCGAGTTCTGGAATCTCTTCGATTCACAGGTGATCCGCTGGCGTCTGGCCGGTCAGGACCGCGAACAGCAGGTACGGATGCTGCGCGAGATCCGCCTCGCCATCGAGCCGGAGGCCGCGCGCCTGGCTGCCCGCCACACCGGGCCGGGATTGGCCCGTGCCCTCGAACAGGCGGCCCGGCACATGCTCAGCATGTCCGGCCACGGCCCCGATCGCGCCGAGACCTTCGCCGCCGCCGATGACGCCTTCCATCGGCTGGTGCTCCAGGGCTCGGGCAACGCGATGTTCGTCCAGCTCGCCGATGTCGTTGCCGCCGCACTCCACGACCGCGCTGCTCACGTACAGGCCGCCGACGACGGCGCGATGCACCTGCACCTCAAGCTGGCCCAGCAGATCGGCGGCGGCGATCAGGACGCGGCCTGGCACACCAGTCGCGCCATCATCCTGCGCGGCTGA
- a CDS encoding amidohydrolase has protein sequence MPETTTHSPEAATQAVDEEPAVPPVHERASAVARRVDELIRKHDPDLVALRRRIHSRPELGWSEHETTDLLMERLRAAGLEPRRLDPTGVIVDIGAEPRPAKPGRIALRADIDALPIPEETGLDFASQIPGRAHACGHDLHTAALFGATLALAELERAGDLPVGVRCIFQPAEEVQPGGAKTVIAQGGVAGVARIYALHCAPRVTLGTIGSRIGPITAAGDTLTLTVSADGGHTSRPHHTGDVIAALSHLATGLPAVLGRRTDPRAAVSLTWGAIEAGSAANAMPASGTLTGTIRCLHTGVWAELEQLVEHAAHHLAAPFGVELSIDHVKGIPPVDNEESAVRCLDAAVKDQIGPGAVELTDQSLGGEDFAWYLREVPGAMVRLGTRTPGGPNHDLHRGDAVFDERAIGIGARVLARTALLTGEELSG, from the coding sequence ATGCCTGAGACCACCACGCACTCACCTGAGGCTGCCACGCAGGCCGTCGACGAAGAGCCCGCAGTACCGCCGGTGCACGAGCGCGCCTCGGCCGTGGCGCGCCGTGTCGATGAACTGATCCGCAAGCACGACCCCGACCTGGTGGCGCTTCGCCGCCGTATCCACTCCCGGCCCGAGCTGGGCTGGAGCGAGCACGAGACCACCGATCTGTTGATGGAGAGGCTCCGGGCCGCAGGGCTGGAACCGCGCCGGCTCGACCCCACCGGCGTCATCGTCGACATCGGGGCGGAGCCGCGCCCCGCGAAGCCGGGCCGGATCGCGCTGCGCGCGGACATCGACGCACTGCCCATCCCCGAGGAGACCGGGCTGGACTTCGCCTCGCAGATCCCCGGCCGCGCCCACGCCTGCGGCCACGACCTGCACACTGCCGCCCTGTTCGGCGCGACCCTGGCCCTGGCCGAACTCGAGCGGGCTGGTGACCTTCCGGTGGGCGTGCGCTGCATCTTCCAGCCAGCAGAAGAGGTCCAGCCCGGCGGCGCCAAGACGGTCATCGCGCAGGGCGGGGTCGCCGGCGTGGCCCGGATCTACGCGCTGCACTGCGCCCCGCGGGTCACCCTGGGCACCATCGGTTCGCGGATCGGCCCGATCACTGCGGCCGGCGATACCCTCACACTCACCGTCTCCGCCGACGGCGGGCACACCTCCCGGCCCCACCACACCGGCGATGTGATCGCCGCCCTCTCCCACCTGGCCACCGGCCTGCCGGCCGTGCTGGGCCGACGCACCGATCCGCGCGCCGCAGTCAGCTTGACCTGGGGTGCGATCGAGGCTGGCAGCGCCGCCAACGCCATGCCGGCGTCCGGGACCTTGACCGGCACCATTCGCTGCCTGCACACGGGGGTGTGGGCGGAGCTGGAACAGCTCGTGGAGCACGCGGCGCACCACCTCGCGGCGCCCTTCGGCGTGGAGCTGAGCATCGATCACGTCAAGGGCATCCCTCCGGTGGACAACGAGGAGTCCGCGGTCCGCTGCCTGGACGCTGCGGTGAAGGACCAGATCGGCCCCGGTGCCGTGGAACTGACCGACCAGTCGCTGGGCGGCGAGGACTTCGCCTGGTACCTCCGTGAGGTGCCCGGAGCCATGGTGCGTCTCGGCACCCGCACACCCGGCGGGCCCAACCACGACCTGCACCGCGGAGACGCCGTCTTCGACGAGCGCGCGATCGGGATCGGCGCACGCGTCCTGGCCCGGACCGCCCTGCTGACCGGTGAGGAGTTGAGTGGATGA
- a CDS encoding mannose-1-phosphate guanylyltransferase: protein MNEALHAIVPAGGAGSRLWPLSRRDSPKFLLDITGAGSSLLQQTVARLAPLTREGSTTVVTGVAHAAAVREQLPQVDPHSVLAEPSPRDSMAAIALAAAVIHERHGDVVVGSFPADHVVRDEDAFTSAVTEAVAVARAGYVVTIGIEPLEPSTGFGYIRTGALLDGFDSARTAVTFTEKPDVATASSYLATGEYRWNAGMFVMRTSVLLGHLEHRRPELAAGVRAIAAAWDTPQQAEVLQERWAGLEKIAIDHAIAEPVALEGGVAVVPAAMGWDDIGDFARLTSHVPCQADGAHVRGEGDVIALDSAGAVVLPGTGRTIAVLGIPDAVVVDTGDALLVTTQAHAQRVKDVVTALGEERDHLR, encoded by the coding sequence ATGAACGAAGCACTCCACGCCATTGTCCCGGCCGGCGGCGCGGGCAGCCGCCTGTGGCCCCTGTCGCGCCGCGACAGCCCCAAGTTCCTCCTCGACATCACCGGCGCCGGATCCTCCCTGCTGCAGCAGACCGTGGCTCGACTGGCCCCGCTCACCCGGGAGGGTTCGACCACCGTGGTCACTGGCGTCGCGCACGCGGCCGCGGTCCGTGAGCAACTCCCGCAGGTCGACCCCCACTCGGTGCTCGCTGAGCCCTCGCCACGCGATTCGATGGCGGCGATCGCGCTGGCGGCCGCCGTCATCCACGAGCGTCACGGTGACGTGGTCGTCGGCTCCTTCCCGGCAGATCACGTGGTCCGTGATGAGGACGCCTTCACGTCGGCCGTCACCGAGGCCGTGGCCGTGGCCCGCGCCGGCTACGTGGTCACCATCGGCATCGAGCCGCTCGAGCCGTCCACCGGATTCGGCTACATCCGCACCGGTGCGCTGCTCGACGGGTTCGACTCCGCGCGCACGGCGGTCACCTTCACGGAGAAGCCGGATGTGGCCACCGCCTCCTCCTACCTGGCCACCGGTGAGTACCGGTGGAACGCGGGGATGTTCGTCATGCGCACCTCCGTGCTGCTGGGCCACCTCGAACACCGCCGCCCCGAGCTGGCCGCAGGTGTGCGTGCCATCGCGGCTGCCTGGGACACCCCCCAACAGGCCGAGGTGCTGCAGGAGCGATGGGCGGGCCTGGAGAAGATCGCCATCGACCACGCCATCGCCGAGCCGGTGGCCCTCGAGGGCGGGGTCGCGGTGGTGCCCGCCGCCATGGGCTGGGATGACATCGGCGACTTCGCTCGCTTGACCTCCCATGTGCCCTGCCAGGCGGACGGCGCGCACGTGCGCGGAGAGGGTGATGTGATCGCCCTCGACAGCGCCGGTGCGGTGGTCCTGCCCGGAACCGGACGCACCATCGCCGTGCTCGGCATCCCCGACGCCGTGGTGGTCGATACCGGCGACGCTCTCCTGGTGACCACCCAGGCTCATGCGCAGCGGGTCAAGGATGTGGTGACCGCGCTGGGCGAGGAGCGGGACCACCTGCGCTGA
- a CDS encoding SDR family oxidoreductase: MTTSRIAWIAGASSGVGAECARRLARAGMGVALSARRAERLEELAEELRAEGAAVSTVPLDVQHSTSIAQAHERVVRELGPVTDLVAAAGLNAPERHWRDQSMAMFESVIATNLTGVAQLIDQVLPGMRSAGTGTITAVSSFAAWRHSPHAGVAYSASKSALKPLVEMLNTHEQAHGIRACHLCPGDIDTDFLDQRPEVPDAHARSRMLQADDVARAVEFVHTAPARVCVDELVLSPVQGADPLAP; encoded by the coding sequence ATGACGACGTCACGAATCGCGTGGATCGCCGGGGCCAGCAGCGGGGTGGGCGCGGAGTGTGCGCGCCGGCTGGCCCGCGCCGGAATGGGCGTGGCGCTGTCCGCTCGCCGCGCGGAGCGACTGGAGGAGCTGGCGGAGGAACTGCGCGCCGAGGGGGCTGCGGTGTCCACCGTCCCGCTCGATGTCCAGCACAGCACCTCCATCGCCCAGGCGCACGAGCGGGTCGTGCGCGAACTGGGGCCGGTGACCGACCTGGTGGCCGCCGCCGGGCTGAATGCGCCGGAGCGGCACTGGCGCGACCAGAGCATGGCCATGTTCGAGTCGGTGATCGCCACGAACCTCACCGGCGTCGCCCAGCTCATCGACCAGGTGCTGCCCGGGATGCGCTCCGCGGGCACCGGGACGATCACCGCGGTCTCCTCCTTCGCCGCGTGGCGGCACTCCCCTCATGCCGGGGTTGCCTACAGCGCCTCCAAGAGCGCGCTGAAGCCGCTGGTGGAGATGCTGAACACGCACGAGCAGGCCCACGGCATCCGTGCCTGCCACCTCTGCCCGGGCGATATCGACACGGACTTCCTCGATCAGCGCCCCGAGGTTCCTGACGCCCACGCCCGCTCGCGGATGCTGCAGGCCGATGATGTCGCCCGGGCGGTGGAGTTCGTGCACACCGCGCCGGCCCGTGTGTGCGTGGACGAACTCGTGCTCAGTCCGGTCCAGGGCGCCGACCCCCTGGCCCCGTGA
- a CDS encoding cytidine deaminase, producing MSEHDAADATVAWEHLQELAHTAMTHAYAPYSGYPVGAAAVTTDVRYVSGCNVENASYGLGLCAECGLISDLMRSGGGRLAAFVCVDGEGRLLTPCGRCRQLLFEHGGAHLKVLLASGVWKLGELLPEAFGPGHLEA from the coding sequence ATGAGCGAGCATGACGCTGCCGATGCCACGGTGGCCTGGGAACACCTGCAGGAACTGGCCCACACCGCGATGACCCACGCGTATGCGCCGTATTCCGGCTACCCGGTGGGCGCGGCCGCCGTGACCACCGATGTGCGCTACGTCAGCGGCTGCAATGTGGAGAACGCTTCCTACGGCCTCGGGCTGTGCGCGGAATGCGGCCTGATCTCGGATCTGATGCGCAGTGGTGGGGGCCGGCTGGCCGCTTTCGTCTGCGTCGACGGCGAGGGGCGACTGCTCACTCCGTGTGGCCGGTGCCGGCAGCTGCTCTTCGAACACGGCGGTGCCCACCTCAAGGTGCTTCTTGCCTCAGGCGTGTGGAAGCTCGGCGAGCTGTTGCCCGAGGCGTTCGGCCCGGGCCACCTCGAGGCGTGA